The nucleotide window GCGGTCGGCGGGGCCGGAACCCGGGTGACCAAATTCCGGGGTGGCATGGCCATGCAGGGTGCTTTGCGCATCTTCGGTGCCTTCCGCATGGGCAACTCCATGGCCCTGCTGGATGCTCACCTGCGCAAGGTTCCCGAGGAAGAGGCCAAAGGCTCCGGTTCCTGGGACTCCTATTCGTTCCATACCGACCTTCCCCCCGGCCATCCCATGGTGACGGGTGATCAAACCAATGACTTCGAATTGTTCGATTCGGAAAATGCCGGCCTCATCATTGCCTGGGGCATGAACTGGATTTCAACCAAGATGCCGGATGGTCACTGGCTCTCCGAAGCCCGTCTCAAGGGAGCCAAGACCGTCGCCGTGACCGTGGAATACTCCTCCACGGCCAACAAGTGCGATGATGTCCTCGTGATTCGCCCCGGCACCGATCCGGCCTTTGCCCTCGGTCTGGCCCAGGTGATCATCGCCGAGAATCTCTACGATGCCGACTTCGTCAAGCGGTATACCGATCTGCCCACCCTGGTGCGGATGGATACCCTGGATCGTCTGCAAGCCAAGGATGTATTCGCCGGCCACAAAAACAGCGCCTTGCAAAACTGGACCCAGGTGATTCCAAAAGGTGAAAAACCCGGTCCCACCCCGGCCCAGAGGGGTGTGCAGATTCCGGAAGCCCTGGCAGGCGAGTTTGGCGACTTTGTCATGTGGGACGCCAAAAAGAATGCCGCCGTGGCCGTCACCCACGACCAGGTGGGGTCGCACTTTGAAAAGCTGGGTATCGATCCGGCCCTGCAAGGCAGTTTCGATGTGACCCTGGCGGACGGCAGAAAAGTGGTCTGTCGTACCGTGTTCGATCTGACCAAACAGTATCTGGACCACAACATGAAACCGGCCATGGTGCGCCAAATCACCTGGGCACCGGAAAATGGCATCCAGACCCTGGCCCGCGATATTGCCAAAAATCGCGGCAAGACCCTGTTTGCCACCGGCATGGGCCCCAACCAGTTCTGGAACAACGACAACAAGGACCGGGCCATCCTGCTTGTGGCCGCCTTGACCGCCAACCTGGGTCGCCATGGCGGCAATGTGGGCAGCTACGCCGGTGTCTACAAAAACACCCTCTTCTCCGGCGTGCCCCGCTGGACCCTGGAAAATCCGTTCCATCCCCAACTCGATCCCGATGGCGCGGTCAAACCGCAGCTCTATCTGCGTCCCGAGTCCATGCACTACTGGGCCAATGGTGAACGGCTGATGAAGGCCGGCAACAAAAAAATCACCGTCGGTGCCCATGTCCCCACCCCGACCAAAGCCATCTGGCAGGTCAACTCCAACTCCAGCCTCGGCAATCAAAAGGGTATGTACGATGTGGTCTTCAATACCCTGCCCAAGGCGGAGATCGTGGTCTACAACGAATGGTGGTGGACCGCCTCCTGTGAGTTTTCCGACATCGTTTATGGTGTGGACTCCTGGATGGAATTGAAATATCCCGACTTCACGGGATCCAATACCAATCCGTTCTTCCAGGCCTATCCCCGCACCCCGGTCAAACGCTCCTATGCCACGGTTTCCGATAACGAAACCTATCTGTACGTGGCCCAGGAAATGGCCAAACTGACCGGTGACGAACGCTTTGCGCAAATGTGGAAATTCATCGCCGACGGTCGGCCCGAAGTCTATCTGCAACGGATGATCGACGGTTCGACATCGCTCAAAGGATACCGTTTCACGGAACTGGAAACCCTGGCCAAACAAGGAATTCCAGCCCTATTGAACACCCGGACCTATCCGCGCATCAACAGCTATGAACAGGTGCAGGAGTCCCGCCCCTGGCATACCAAGACCGGTCGCCTGGAGTACTACCGTCCCGAGCTGGAGTTCATCGAGGCGGGCGAAAATCTGATCGTGCATCGGGAACCTTCCGATGCCACTTTCCATGATCCCTGTGCCATTGTCGCGGCGGCCCATCCGGCCATCACGCCCAAGCGGCCCCCGGACTGGAACATTCCGGAAGGGGATCGGACCCATACCAGCCGGCAGATGCGCAACACGACCTACACGGTGGAGCAGCTTCTTGCCACCAAACATCCGTTGAAGGATAAAGGGTGGGATCACGTTTTCCACACCCCGAAATACCGGCACGGTGCCCACACCACCCCGATTGACACCGACTTCATGTCGGCTCTTTTCGGACCCTTTGGCGATATGTACCGGCGCGACAAGCGCATGCCGAGCGTCGGTGAAATGTACGTAGACATCAATCCAATCGATGCCAAGGCCATGGGCATCGAAGACGGGGATTATGTCCATGTGGACGGCGATCCGAATGACCTCCCCTTCCGGGGCTGGAACGATCCCAAACGCAAGGAAGAGTACAAGGTGGCACGCCTGCTGTGCCGCGCCCGCTACTATCCTGGCACTCCGACCGGGATTACCCGCATGTGGTTCAACGGCTACATGGCCACACCCGGTTCGGTGAAAGCCCATGAAACCCGTCTGGATGGCATCGCCAAAAATTCCGAGACCAACTATCAATCCCTGTTCCGTTACGGTGGTCACCAGAGCCTGACCCGTTCCTGGCTCAAACCCACCCACCAGACCGCAACCCTGATCACCCGGAAATCCTGGACCAACGAGGTGACCAAGGGGTTCAATGTCGATGTCCACTGCGTGACCAACGCTCCCCGTGAATCCATCGCCAAATTCACCAAAGCGGAAAATGGCGGTATCGGAGGCGTCGGCAAGTGGCGTCCGGTGGAACTGGGACTGCGTCCCGGAAATGAGAGCGCGTCCCTGAAGCAGTATCTTCAGGGCGGTTACGTGAAGATCACCAAGGCGTAAGCCAAGCGACGACGCCAGCAAGGAGCCTGACGATGCCGAAAGTATACAACTGGCAAATCGGCCGGGAGATGGAGTACCCCTACGCGGAAGCCCGGCCCAAAAAGCAGTTTGCCATGATCATGGACACGAACAAGTGCATTGCGTGTCAAACCTGCACCGTGGCCTGCAAAACCACCTGGACCTCCAGTCGAGGCCAGGAATACATGTTCTGGAACAATGTGGAAACCAAGCCTTACGGCTACTATCCCCTGGGCTGGGATGTGAAGATTCTCGAAAAACTCGGGGTCCAGGATGTGGATGGACCCGCCTACAAGGGCAAAACACTCTTCGAAGCCGCTCCCGAAGGAGAACGGGTCCTGGGCTATCTTCCCGACGACCTGGATTATGCCCATCCCAACATCAGTGAAGATGACTCCCTGGGCAACATGACCCAGGGGGCCTATATCACCATGCCGCACATGCAGTGGATGCACTATCTGCCTCGCATCTGCAACCATTGCACCTATCCGGCCTGTGTCGGTGCCTGCCCCCGGCAGTCGGCCTACAAACGACCTGAAGACGGCATCGTTCTTGTGGACCAGATGCGCTGCCGGGGTTACCGGGAGTGTGTGCGCGGTTGCCCGTACAAAAAGCCGTTCTTCAACAGCATGACGCGCACCTCGGAAAAGTGCGTCGGCTGTTATCCGGCGGTGGAAGGGGGCCGGCAGACCCAATGCACCATCACCTGTATCGGCAAAATCCGCCTGCAAGGGTTCATCTCCGCGCCCGACAAGGCACGGGATGACAATCCCCTGGATTATCTGGTCCATCTCCTGAAGATCGCCAAACCGCTCTTCCCGCAGTTGGGCCTGGAGCCGAACGTCTATTACATTCCACCGATCCATGTCCCTGCGCCCTATACGCAGCAAATGTTCGGTGGTGGTGTGGGCAAGGCCGTCGAACTCTACCGCAAGGCTGTGGATGACAAAAAGCTCCTGGCGGCACTGTTGCTCTTCGGAGCCACGCCCATGATCATCGACCGCTTCAAGTTGGAAGGGGATACCGCCGTCGGCTTTGACGATCAAGGGCAGGAGCTGGTGCGGGTTCCGATGCGTGAACCCACTTTCCTGCGCGTGGCCTATGACGAGGCCTACAAAACCCATCGCAGCAACATCACCTGACGGGGGACAAAGCCATGAACGGATGGAACAGAGCCCTTTGGCTGTCGGCCCTGATCGCCGGGATGGCGGGGAATGCCACCGCCGCCGGGACCGAAGCCCAAGCACCGGCAGCGCCTGCCAGCGCCGCCATACACTACGCCACCGCACCCACCAAGATCGACCCGCCGCCCGCCGGGGCGCTCCAGGCAATCCGGGTGGAGAGCAAAGGACCGGTCCTGGACCCCGATGCCAATGTCTGGGCACAGGCCAAACCTGTCACCGTCGCCTTGCAG belongs to Magnetococcales bacterium and includes:
- a CDS encoding molybdopterin-dependent oxidoreductase, which encodes MSSETNQLSRRRFLQAVGVAGLGTLAVPGEVMAGFRYLSPVQVENPLAAYPNRDWERIYRDIFRHDKTFVFMCCPNDTHNCLLNAFVKNDVIVRIEPTYGYGKAQDLYGNQATHRWDPRCCQKGLVLARRFYGDRRVNGSFLRKGFKEWVDQGFPRDPATGAAPPSLMRRGWDSWVKVTAQEAAQYHAKSLYNISKTYTGDQGKKYLLAQGYDPDMVEAVGGAGTRVTKFRGGMAMQGALRIFGAFRMGNSMALLDAHLRKVPEEEAKGSGSWDSYSFHTDLPPGHPMVTGDQTNDFELFDSENAGLIIAWGMNWISTKMPDGHWLSEARLKGAKTVAVTVEYSSTANKCDDVLVIRPGTDPAFALGLAQVIIAENLYDADFVKRYTDLPTLVRMDTLDRLQAKDVFAGHKNSALQNWTQVIPKGEKPGPTPAQRGVQIPEALAGEFGDFVMWDAKKNAAVAVTHDQVGSHFEKLGIDPALQGSFDVTLADGRKVVCRTVFDLTKQYLDHNMKPAMVRQITWAPENGIQTLARDIAKNRGKTLFATGMGPNQFWNNDNKDRAILLVAALTANLGRHGGNVGSYAGVYKNTLFSGVPRWTLENPFHPQLDPDGAVKPQLYLRPESMHYWANGERLMKAGNKKITVGAHVPTPTKAIWQVNSNSSLGNQKGMYDVVFNTLPKAEIVVYNEWWWTASCEFSDIVYGVDSWMELKYPDFTGSNTNPFFQAYPRTPVKRSYATVSDNETYLYVAQEMAKLTGDERFAQMWKFIADGRPEVYLQRMIDGSTSLKGYRFTELETLAKQGIPALLNTRTYPRINSYEQVQESRPWHTKTGRLEYYRPELEFIEAGENLIVHREPSDATFHDPCAIVAAAHPAITPKRPPDWNIPEGDRTHTSRQMRNTTYTVEQLLATKHPLKDKGWDHVFHTPKYRHGAHTTPIDTDFMSALFGPFGDMYRRDKRMPSVGEMYVDINPIDAKAMGIEDGDYVHVDGDPNDLPFRGWNDPKRKEEYKVARLLCRARYYPGTPTGITRMWFNGYMATPGSVKAHETRLDGIAKNSETNYQSLFRYGGHQSLTRSWLKPTHQTATLITRKSWTNEVTKGFNVDVHCVTNAPRESIAKFTKAENGGIGGVGKWRPVELGLRPGNESASLKQYLQGGYVKITKA
- a CDS encoding dehydrogenase, with amino-acid sequence MPKVYNWQIGREMEYPYAEARPKKQFAMIMDTNKCIACQTCTVACKTTWTSSRGQEYMFWNNVETKPYGYYPLGWDVKILEKLGVQDVDGPAYKGKTLFEAAPEGERVLGYLPDDLDYAHPNISEDDSLGNMTQGAYITMPHMQWMHYLPRICNHCTYPACVGACPRQSAYKRPEDGIVLVDQMRCRGYRECVRGCPYKKPFFNSMTRTSEKCVGCYPAVEGGRQTQCTITCIGKIRLQGFISAPDKARDDNPLDYLVHLLKIAKPLFPQLGLEPNVYYIPPIHVPAPYTQQMFGGGVGKAVELYRKAVDDKKLLAALLLFGATPMIIDRFKLEGDTAVGFDDQGQELVRVPMREPTFLRVAYDEAYKTHRSNIT